A genomic window from Haliaeetus albicilla chromosome 10, bHalAlb1.1, whole genome shotgun sequence includes:
- the RAB36 gene encoding ras-related protein Rab-36 isoform X1, whose protein sequence is MKSNLMHLIPPVSRDRIISRFPKWYTPEACLQFKEHFHAQVRAACQQSTGTVGLKISKVVVVGDLYVGKTSLINRFCKDNFDRDYKATIGVDFEIERFEIIGIPYNLQIWDTAGQEKFKCIASAYYRGAEVIITVFDLADIQTLDHTKQWLEDALRENEPDSSFIFLVGTKKDLVSDAVCERTELDAIRFANEMQAEYWSVSAKTGENVKEFFSRVAALAFEQSMIKELEKTAGHTAQIGAGNLIKMEKNMMEIPEGKTQVSLGCC, encoded by the exons tGGTACACACCTGAGGCCTGTCTGCAGTTCAAAGAGCACTTCCATGCACAGGTCAGGGCTGCTTGTCAGCAGAGCACTGGAACAGTTGG GCTGAAAATATCCAAAGTGGTTGTGGTAGGAGACCTGTATGTTGGGAAAACCAGCCTTATCAACAG ATTTTGTAAAGATAATTTTGACCGAGACTACAAGGCGACCATTGGAGTGGATTTTGAAATTGAACGTTTTGAAATAATTGGAATACCATATAATCTCCAGAT ATGGGACACAGCAGGTCAGGAAAAGTTCAAGTGCATTGCATCTGCTTACTACCGAGGAGCAGAGG TTATAATAACAGTGTTTGATCTGGCCGATATCCAGACTTTGGATCACACCAA acaGTGGCTAGAAGATGCATTGAGGGAGAATGAGCCAGATTCCAGCTTCATCTTTCTAGTtggaacaaaaaaagatttggtG TCAGATGCTGTGTGTGAAAGGACAGAGCTAGATGCCATCCGCTTTGCCAATGAGATGCAAGCAGAATATTGGTCTGTTTCAGCTAAAACAG GGGAAAATGTCAAAGAGTTCTTTTCCCGAGTTGCTGCCTTGGCCTTTGAACAGTCCATGATAAAGGAACTGGAGAAAACTGCTGGACACACGGCCCAAATTGGGGCAGGAAACCTCATCA aaatggaaaagaacatgATGGAAATCCCAGAAGGCAAAACTCAAGTCAGCCTGGGTTGCTGCTAA
- the RAB36 gene encoding ras-related protein Rab-36 isoform X2, giving the protein MKSNLMHLIPPVSRDRIISRFPKWYTPEACLQFKEHFHAQVRAACQQSTGTVGFCKDNFDRDYKATIGVDFEIERFEIIGIPYNLQIWDTAGQEKFKCIASAYYRGAEVIITVFDLADIQTLDHTKQWLEDALRENEPDSSFIFLVGTKKDLVSDAVCERTELDAIRFANEMQAEYWSVSAKTGENVKEFFSRVAALAFEQSMIKELEKTAGHTAQIGAGNLIKMEKNMMEIPEGKTQVSLGCC; this is encoded by the exons tGGTACACACCTGAGGCCTGTCTGCAGTTCAAAGAGCACTTCCATGCACAGGTCAGGGCTGCTTGTCAGCAGAGCACTGGAACAGTTGG ATTTTGTAAAGATAATTTTGACCGAGACTACAAGGCGACCATTGGAGTGGATTTTGAAATTGAACGTTTTGAAATAATTGGAATACCATATAATCTCCAGAT ATGGGACACAGCAGGTCAGGAAAAGTTCAAGTGCATTGCATCTGCTTACTACCGAGGAGCAGAGG TTATAATAACAGTGTTTGATCTGGCCGATATCCAGACTTTGGATCACACCAA acaGTGGCTAGAAGATGCATTGAGGGAGAATGAGCCAGATTCCAGCTTCATCTTTCTAGTtggaacaaaaaaagatttggtG TCAGATGCTGTGTGTGAAAGGACAGAGCTAGATGCCATCCGCTTTGCCAATGAGATGCAAGCAGAATATTGGTCTGTTTCAGCTAAAACAG GGGAAAATGTCAAAGAGTTCTTTTCCCGAGTTGCTGCCTTGGCCTTTGAACAGTCCATGATAAAGGAACTGGAGAAAACTGCTGGACACACGGCCCAAATTGGGGCAGGAAACCTCATCA aaatggaaaagaacatgATGGAAATCCCAGAAGGCAAAACTCAAGTCAGCCTGGGTTGCTGCTAA